Proteins found in one Zea mays cultivar B73 chromosome 1, Zm-B73-REFERENCE-NAM-5.0, whole genome shotgun sequence genomic segment:
- the LOC103630501 gene encoding protein NRT1/ PTR FAMILY 6.3, with protein MSDVAALPETVAEGKMTTTMNDAWDYKGRPAVRASSGGWSSAAMILVVELNERLTTLGVGVNLVTYLIGTMHLGGAASANAVTNFLGASFMLCLLGGFVADTYLGRYLTIAIFTAVQAAGMCVLTVSTAAPGLRPPACADPTGPSRRSSCVEPSGTQLGVLYLGLYLTALGTGGLKSSVSGFGSDQFDESDDGERRSMARFFGWFFFFISIGSLLAVTVLVYVQDHLGRRWGYGACVAAILAGLLLFVTGTSRYRFKKLVGSPLTQIAAVTAAAWRKRALPLPPDPDMLYDVQDAVAAGEDVKGKQKMPRTKQCRFLERAAIVEEAEGSAAGETNKWAACTLTDVEEVKQVVRMLPTWATTIPFWTVYAQMTTFSVSQAQAMDRRLGSGAFEVPAGSLTVFLVGSILLTVPVYDRLVVPLARRFTANPQGLSPLQRISVGLLLSVLAMVAAALTERARRSASLAGATPSVFLLVPQFFLVGVGEAFAYVGQLDFFLRECPRGMKTMSTGLFLSTLSLGFFFSTAIVSAVHAVTTSGGRRPWLTDDLDQGSLHKFYWLLAAISAVDLLAFVAVARGYVYKEKRLAAEAGIVHDDDVLVHAT; from the exons ATGTCTGATGTGGCGGCGCTTCCTGAGACCGTGGCGGAGGGTAAGATGACGACGACTATGAACGACGCGTGGGACTACAAGGGCCGTCCTGCCGTCCGCGCCTCCTCCGGCGGCTGGTCGTCCGCCGCCATGATCCTGGTGGTGGAGCTGAACGAGCGGCTGACGACGCTGGGCGTGGGCGTGAACCTGGTGACGTACCTGATCGGCACCATGCACCTCGGCGGCGCCGCCTCTGCCAACGCTGTGACCAACTTCCTCGGCGCCTCCTTCATGCTATGCCTCCTCGGTGGCTTCGTGGCCGACACCTACCTCGGGAGATACCTCACCATCGCCATCTTCACCGCAGTCCAAGCGGCG GGCATGTGCGTCCTGACCGTGTCGACGGCGGCTCCAGGGCTACGGCCGCCTGCGTGCGCGGACCCCACTGGCCCCAGCAGGAGGAGCAGCTGCGTGGAGCCCAGCGGTACGCAGCTGGGCGTGCTGTACCTGGGGCTGTACCTGACGGCGCTGGGCACCGGCGGCCTCAAGTCCAGCGTGTCCGGGTTCGGCTCCGACCAGTTCGACGAGTCGGACGACGGCGAGCGGCGGAGCATGGCGCGCTTCTTCGGCtggttcttcttcttcatcagcatcGGGTCGCTGCTGGCGGTGACGGTGCTGGTGTACGTGCAGGACCATCTGGGGCGGCGGTGGGGCTACGGCGCCTGCGTCGCGGCCATCCTTGCGGGCCTGCTGCTCTTCGTGACGGGCACCAGCAGGTACCGGTTCAAGAAGCTGGTGGGATCCCCGCTGACGCAGATCGCCGCTGTGACGGCGGCCGCGTGGAGGAAGCGcgcgctgccgctgccgccggaCCCGGACATGCTGTACGACGTCCAAGACGCGGTGGCCGCCGGAGAGGACGTCAAGGGAAAGCAAAAGATGCCGCGCACAAAGCAATGCAG GTTCCTTGAGAGGGCAGCCATCGTTGAGGAGGCCGAgggttccgccgccggcgagaCCAATAAGTGGGCGGCGTGCACGCTGACGGACGTGGAGGAGGTGAAGCAGGTGGTGCGGATGCTCCCCACCTGGGCCACCACCATCCCCTTCTGGACCGTGTACGCCCAGATGACCACCTTCTCCGTGTCCCAGGCGCAGGCCATGGACCGCCGCCTCGGCAGCGGTGCCTTCGAGGTCCCCGCCGGCTCCCTCACCGTCTTCCTCGTCGGCTCCATCCTCCTCACCGTCCCCGTCTACGACCGCCTCGTGGTGCCCCTCGCCCGCCGCTTCACCGCCAACCCGCAGGGCCTCTCCCCGCTGCAGCGCATCTCCGTTGGCCTCCTCCTCTCCGTCCTCGCCATGGTCGCCGCCGCGCTCACCGAGCGCGCGCGCCGCTCGGCCTCCCTCGCCGGAGCCACGCCCTCCGTCTTCCTGCTCGTGCCGCAGTTCTTCCTCGTCGGCGTCGGGGAGGCCTTCGCCTACGTCGGCCAGCTCGACTTCTTCCTGCGCGAGTGCCCCAGGGGCATGAAGACCATGAGCACGGGCCTATTCCTCAGCACGCTGTCGCTCGGCTTCTTCTTCAGCACCGCCATCGTCAGCGCCGTGCACGCCGTCACCACCTCGGGTGGCCGGAGGCCCTGGCTCACCGACGACCTCGACCAGGGCAGCCTCCACAAGTTCTATTGGCTGCTGGCCGCCATCAGCGCTGTCGACCTGCTGGCCTTCGTGGCAGTCGCCAGGGGATACGTCTACAAGGAGAAGCGCCTGGCGGCGGAGGCTGGCATCGTCCATGACGACGACGTACTCGTCCATGCCACCTGA